One genomic window of Polaromonas sp. SP1 includes the following:
- a CDS encoding transporter substrate-binding domain-containing protein yields the protein MKSSKRVFSLALAAAAVLGATGAHAQTALDDIMKAKEIKIAIPTDFPPYGMVGTDLKPQGLDVEMAGYIAQKLGVKVELVPVTSANRIAYLQTKKADLVISTLGKNPDREKVIDFTAAYSPFFQAVFGPKSLSIKSFADLSGKTISVTRAALEDQELTKVAPSGADIKRFEDNNTTVSAYTAGQVQLIATGASVAGNMMAKNPQLNTEYKLLLSDSPNFIGVAKGEDKLRLKVNEVIAEAKKNGDLDKMAVKWLGRPAGNLPQ from the coding sequence ATGAAGTCCAGCAAACGCGTTTTCTCTTTAGCCCTTGCCGCAGCCGCGGTGCTGGGCGCCACCGGTGCCCATGCGCAAACCGCGCTGGACGACATCATGAAGGCCAAGGAAATCAAGATCGCCATCCCGACCGACTTTCCGCCTTACGGCATGGTCGGCACTGACTTGAAGCCCCAGGGACTGGATGTGGAAATGGCCGGCTACATCGCACAAAAGCTCGGCGTAAAAGTTGAGCTGGTGCCCGTGACCAGCGCCAACCGCATCGCCTACCTGCAGACCAAAAAGGCCGACCTGGTGATCTCCACGCTGGGCAAAAACCCCGACCGTGAAAAAGTCATCGACTTCACCGCCGCCTATTCGCCTTTCTTCCAGGCGGTGTTCGGCCCCAAGAGCCTGAGCATCAAATCCTTTGCCGACCTCAGCGGCAAAACCATCAGCGTGACACGTGCCGCCCTGGAAGACCAGGAACTGACCAAAGTCGCGCCCAGCGGCGCCGACATCAAACGCTTTGAAGACAACAACACCACCGTGTCGGCCTACACCGCCGGCCAGGTGCAGCTGATCGCCACCGGCGCCTCCGTGGCCGGCAACATGATGGCCAAGAACCCGCAGCTGAACACCGAATACAAGCTGCTGCTCAGCGACAGCCCCAACTTCATTGGCGTGGCCAAGGGTGAAGACAAGCTGCGCCTGAAGGTCAATGAAGTGATTGCCGAGGCCAAGAAGAATGGCGACCTGGACAAGATGGCCGTCAAGTGGTTAGGTCGTCCGGCAGGGAATCTCCCCCAGTGA
- a CDS encoding amino acid ABC transporter permease has translation MIEFSVWDIFRNLLLAARWTVVLSLVAFIGGGIVGMLLLVGRLSATRAVPGAQKAARISRRALDAYVLLFQGTPLLMQLFLAYFGLALFGINVPAWVAAAVALTLYTSAYLAEIWRGCVDAIPKGQWEAAQSLALNFGEQLKYIVLPQAVRIAVPPTVGFLVQVIKGTALASVIGFIELTKAGTMITNATFKPFLVYSCVALMYFALCFPVSLYARKLERKARHGR, from the coding sequence ATGATTGAATTTTCCGTCTGGGACATCTTCCGCAACCTGCTGCTGGCAGCACGCTGGACGGTCGTGCTCTCGCTCGTCGCCTTCATAGGCGGCGGCATTGTCGGCATGTTGCTGCTGGTGGGCCGGCTGTCCGCCACCCGCGCGGTGCCGGGCGCGCAGAAGGCGGCGCGCATATCGCGCCGCGCACTCGACGCTTATGTGCTGCTGTTCCAGGGCACGCCCTTGCTGATGCAGCTCTTCCTGGCCTACTTCGGCCTGGCGCTTTTTGGCATCAATGTGCCGGCGTGGGTGGCGGCCGCAGTGGCGCTGACGCTTTACACCAGCGCCTACCTGGCCGAAATCTGGCGCGGCTGCGTCGACGCCATTCCCAAAGGCCAATGGGAAGCCGCGCAAAGCCTGGCGCTCAACTTCGGCGAGCAGCTGAAGTACATCGTGCTGCCGCAAGCCGTGCGGATTGCCGTGCCGCCCACGGTGGGCTTCCTGGTGCAGGTCATCAAGGGCACGGCGCTGGCTTCGGTGATCGGTTTTATCGAGCTGACCAAGGCCGGCACCATGATCACCAACGCCACCTTCAAGCCTTTCCTGGTGTACAGCTGCGTCGCGCTGATGTACTTCGCCCTGTGTTTCCCCGTCTCCCTGTATGCACGCAAGCTTGAGAGGAAAGCCCGCCATGGACGCTAA
- a CDS encoding DUF1989 domain-containing protein, giving the protein MLHIPAGHGKAVRLQAGQAVKVVNTHGTQVVDCWAFNAYDLNEFMCMETTRVWNQRLNPLVGDSFVTNQRHPILTVVEDTSPGVHDTFMAACDRRRYELLGVKGYHRNCCDNMFEGMFALGLTPPRAILASFNIFMNIQVQPDGITLKTLPTVTKAGDSITLRAEMDCFVAFSACPQDIVKIQGAGDNTPKPADLEILSSAPGLPVNGPWVPQA; this is encoded by the coding sequence ATGCTCCACATTCCCGCCGGCCACGGCAAGGCCGTGCGCCTCCAGGCCGGCCAGGCCGTGAAGGTGGTCAACACCCATGGCACGCAGGTGGTCGATTGCTGGGCCTTCAACGCCTATGACCTGAATGAATTCATGTGCATGGAAACCACCCGCGTGTGGAACCAGCGCCTGAACCCCCTCGTCGGCGACTCCTTCGTCACCAACCAGCGCCACCCCATCCTCACCGTGGTCGAAGACACCTCACCCGGCGTGCACGACACCTTCATGGCCGCCTGCGACCGCCGCCGTTATGAGCTGCTGGGCGTGAAGGGCTACCACCGCAACTGCTGCGACAACATGTTTGAAGGCATGTTCGCGCTGGGCCTGACGCCGCCGCGCGCCATCCTCGCCTCCTTCAACATCTTCATGAACATCCAGGTGCAGCCCGACGGCATCACGCTCAAAACGCTGCCCACGGTGACCAAGGCGGGCGACTCGATCACGCTGCGCGCCGAGATGGATTGTTTTGTGGCGTTTTCCGCCTGCCCGCAAGACATCGTGAAAATCCAGGGTGCGGGCGACAACACGCCCAAGCCGGCCGACCTGGAAATTTTGAGCAGCGCCCCCGGCCTGCCGGTCAACGGGCCCTGGGTTCCGCAGGCCTGA
- a CDS encoding amino acid ABC transporter permease codes for MRIELDFMAVLSQWPLLATGVAWTLGLTAISSVLGMFMGMAFAWARASGPTWLRWVVGTYVELIRNTPFIVQLFFIFFGLPAAGFKLSPETASVLAMVINLSAYATEIIRAGVEATPRGQIEAAESLALNRVQIYTRVVLPPALKKVWPAMVSQIIIVMLGSAVCGQISTQELSYAANLIQGRNFRAFEAFIIATLIYLVLSIAVRKLLNWMGPKFLFGR; via the coding sequence ATGCGCATTGAACTCGACTTTATGGCGGTGTTGTCACAATGGCCTTTGCTGGCCACTGGCGTCGCCTGGACGCTGGGCCTGACAGCGATTTCGTCGGTGCTGGGCATGTTCATGGGCATGGCCTTTGCCTGGGCGCGCGCGAGTGGGCCGACGTGGCTGCGCTGGGTGGTGGGCACCTATGTGGAGCTGATCCGCAACACGCCTTTTATCGTGCAGCTGTTTTTTATCTTCTTTGGCCTGCCGGCTGCGGGCTTCAAGCTCTCGCCCGAGACGGCCTCGGTGCTGGCGATGGTGATCAACCTCTCGGCCTACGCGACCGAAATCATTCGCGCGGGTGTTGAAGCCACGCCGCGCGGCCAGATTGAAGCGGCCGAAAGCCTGGCGCTGAACCGGGTGCAGATCTACACCCGCGTGGTACTGCCGCCGGCGCTCAAGAAAGTCTGGCCTGCCATGGTGAGCCAGATCATCATCGTGATGCTGGGCTCGGCGGTTTGCGGGCAGATCTCGACGCAGGAGCTGTCATACGCCGCCAACCTGATCCAGGGACGCAACTTCCGGGCGTTTGAGGCCTTCATCATCGCCACGCTGATTTACCTGGTGCTGTCGATCGCGGTGCGCAAGTTACTCAACTGGATGGGGCCCAAGTTCCTGTTCGGGCGATAA
- a CDS encoding MFS transporter, whose protein sequence is MPPILYFFALCNLVIGSGAFVLGGILQPMSVSLGISVAAAGQAMTAYAIATAVLAPVLIIVTAKWPRKRAVQLALSLFALGCLVCALAPNFTLLLLGRVLMGAGAMFTAAASALAVSMVAPAQRGRALSITFLGMSISYAVGLPIGAWLGFEFGWRVPVWLSAAASVAALVAASWLIPANMASAGTSFAGFRSAARQPAVLRVWGRTLLYFIAIFSVFAYVGPVLHALNPMTSTQLSITLAVFGLAGVAGTLVGGWATDRFGALRSMRVQLAVLITMMCLLPLTGGNVPATLAVLVAWGIAGFGLMAPQQSRLAMLSPAQAPLLLSLNGSMLYVGTALGAVISGSLLGEVGFARLGWVGVPFGLMAMLTLVFEREPARVPASAAA, encoded by the coding sequence ATGCCGCCCATTCTGTATTTCTTCGCCCTGTGCAACCTCGTGATCGGCAGCGGCGCTTTTGTGCTCGGCGGCATCCTGCAGCCCATGAGTGTGTCGCTGGGCATCAGCGTGGCGGCCGCCGGGCAGGCCATGACGGCTTACGCCATCGCCACAGCCGTGCTCGCGCCGGTGCTCATCATCGTCACGGCCAAATGGCCGCGCAAGCGGGCGGTGCAGCTGGCGCTTTCGCTGTTTGCGCTGGGCTGCCTGGTCTGCGCGCTGGCGCCCAACTTCACCTTGCTGCTGCTCGGCCGCGTGCTGATGGGCGCGGGTGCGATGTTTACCGCCGCCGCGTCGGCACTGGCCGTCAGCATGGTGGCGCCGGCGCAGCGCGGCCGGGCGCTGTCCATCACCTTCCTGGGCATGAGCATCAGCTACGCCGTCGGCCTGCCGATTGGCGCGTGGCTGGGTTTTGAGTTTGGCTGGCGTGTGCCGGTGTGGCTCTCGGCAGCAGCGAGCGTCGCCGCGCTGGTGGCCGCCAGCTGGCTGATCCCGGCCAACATGGCCAGCGCCGGCACCAGCTTTGCGGGTTTTCGCAGCGCCGCGCGCCAGCCTGCCGTGCTGCGCGTGTGGGGCCGCACGTTGCTGTACTTCATCGCCATCTTCAGCGTGTTCGCCTATGTGGGCCCGGTGCTGCACGCGCTGAACCCGATGACGTCGACCCAGCTGTCCATCACGCTGGCCGTCTTTGGCCTGGCTGGCGTGGCCGGCACGCTGGTGGGCGGCTGGGCCACCGACCGCTTTGGCGCGCTGCGGTCCATGCGGGTGCAGCTGGCGGTGCTGATCACCATGATGTGTCTGCTGCCGCTCACCGGCGGCAATGTGCCTGCCACCCTGGCCGTGCTGGTGGCCTGGGGCATCGCCGGCTTCGGGCTGATGGCGCCGCAGCAAAGCCGGCTAGCCATGCTGTCACCCGCGCAGGCGCCGCTGCTGCTCAGCCTCAATGGCTCGATGCTGTACGTGGGCACGGCGCTGGGGGCGGTGATCAGCGGCTCGCTGCTGGGCGAAGTGGGCTTTGCACGGCTGGGCTGGGTCGGCGTGCCGTTTGGCCTGATGGCCATGCTGACGCTGGTGTTTGAACGCGAGCCGGCGCGTGTGCCGGCTTCGGCGGCGGCTTAA
- a CDS encoding amino acid ABC transporter ATP-binding protein, producing MDANAATTVSDRTLVEINQLRKSFGTNEVLKGIDLEVKAGEVIAIIGKSGSGKSTLLRCINGLEVFQSGTLRVDGKHLLHDNPQVMRELRQRVGMIFQSFNLFPHLTVGKNIMLAPTLVKKTAGAPAAEHARALLQRVGLAEKFESWPDQLSGGQQQRVAIARALAMQPSVLLCDEITSALDPELVGEVLQVVESLAAEGMTLLMVTHEMNFARKVCDRVVFMHQGRVHEIGPPDEVFSNPQTAELKQFLGMIQ from the coding sequence ATGGACGCTAATGCCGCAACAACCGTTTCTGACCGCACGCTTGTCGAAATCAACCAGCTGCGTAAAAGCTTTGGGACAAACGAAGTTCTCAAAGGCATAGACCTTGAAGTCAAGGCCGGCGAAGTGATCGCCATCATCGGCAAAAGCGGCTCAGGCAAAAGCACGCTGCTGCGCTGCATCAACGGGCTGGAAGTCTTTCAAAGCGGCACACTGCGCGTGGACGGCAAACACCTGCTGCACGACAACCCGCAGGTCATGCGCGAGCTGCGCCAGCGCGTGGGCATGATCTTCCAGAGCTTTAACCTCTTTCCGCACCTCACCGTCGGCAAGAACATCATGCTGGCGCCCACGCTGGTGAAAAAAACGGCCGGCGCTCCCGCGGCCGAACATGCGCGCGCCCTGCTGCAGCGCGTGGGCCTGGCCGAGAAATTCGAATCCTGGCCCGACCAGCTCTCGGGCGGGCAGCAACAGCGTGTGGCCATCGCGCGCGCACTGGCCATGCAGCCTTCGGTGCTGCTGTGCGACGAGATCACGTCTGCGCTGGACCCGGAGCTGGTGGGCGAAGTGCTGCAGGTGGTCGAAAGCCTGGCGGCCGAAGGCATGACGCTCTTGATGGTGACGCACGAGATGAACTTTGCGCGCAAGGTCTGCGACCGCGTGGTCTTTATGCACCAGGGCCGTGTGCATGAGATCGGGCCGCCCGATGAAGTGTTTTCCAACCCGCAAACCGCCGAGCTCAAGCAGTTCCTCGGCATGATCCAGTAA
- a CDS encoding GntR family transcriptional regulator gives MATAADISNRIIEAVMAQKLAPGARLGEQQLAMLFDCSRTIVREALTRLAVRGIVTVSSRRGWYVIEPSQEEAREAFEARRVIEMGLIRCTGDVSKAAIKQLKSHLTREKAAVKGDDVGLRSFLLGDFHVCLAECLGNSLLADTLRDFTARTTLIAMLYQSSHDAAQSCEEHVQIVQALEKGDLNKAEKLMQAHIGSVQAALKLQTSAGDPLSHLRSALSPLAASKDSPARVRKAGRASAKPPEDSSTYLGALL, from the coding sequence ATGGCCACCGCAGCAGATATCAGCAACCGCATCATTGAAGCCGTGATGGCGCAAAAGCTTGCGCCCGGCGCGCGCCTGGGCGAGCAGCAGCTGGCCATGCTGTTTGACTGCAGCCGCACCATCGTGCGCGAGGCCCTGACGCGGCTGGCAGTGCGCGGCATCGTGACCGTCAGCAGCCGGCGCGGCTGGTATGTGATTGAGCCTTCGCAGGAAGAAGCACGTGAGGCCTTTGAGGCGCGCCGGGTGATCGAGATGGGCCTGATCCGCTGCACCGGCGACGTGAGCAAGGCCGCCATCAAACAACTCAAAAGCCACCTGACGCGCGAGAAAGCCGCCGTGAAGGGCGACGACGTGGGCCTGCGCAGTTTCTTGCTGGGCGACTTTCATGTGTGCCTGGCCGAATGCCTGGGCAACAGCCTGCTGGCCGACACGCTGCGCGACTTCACCGCGCGCACCACCCTTATCGCCATGCTCTACCAGTCGTCGCACGACGCGGCGCAGTCGTGTGAAGAGCATGTGCAGATCGTGCAGGCGCTGGAAAAAGGCGACCTCAACAAAGCCGAAAAACTCATGCAGGCGCATATCGGCAGTGTGCAGGCCGCGCTCAAGCTGCAGACCAGCGCGGGCGACCCGTTGTCGCACCTGCGCAGCGCCTTGAGCCCGCTCGCGGCGTCCAAAGATTCCCCCGCCCGTGTTCGCAAAGCCGGCCGTGCTTCGGCCAAACCACCTGAAGATTCCTCAACCTACCTTGGAGCCCTGCTATGA